In the genome of Candoia aspera isolate rCanAsp1 chromosome 1, rCanAsp1.hap2, whole genome shotgun sequence, one region contains:
- the UBE2J1 gene encoding ubiquitin-conjugating enzyme E2 J1 — MEARYNLKSPAVKRLMKEAAELKEPTDHYHAQPLEDNLFEWHFTVRGPPDSEFDGGVYHGRIVLPPEYPMKPPSIILLTANGRFEVGKKICLSISGHHPETWQPSWSIRTALLAIIGFMPTKGEGAIGSLDYTPEERRALARKSQDFYCEGCGSLMKEALLPLTSGSASSQADQEAKELARQINFKAEGNSSRKSVTESLDMPEFNHLVNSSEHQQEITTAAFQDTTTSEMSGNPTNSATSNQEEHHTQPASNNASMSPRQRHIQHRRVPGLTNFNQVQQPRVNTSHMGSNMLILLLVLALAALVVRRIYLANEYIFEL; from the exons ATGGAGGCTCGCTACAATCTCAAAAGCCCGG CTGTAAAACGTTTAATGAAAGAAGCTGCTGAACTGAAAGAGCCAACAGACCATTATCATGCACAGCCTTTAGAG gacAATCTTTTTGAGTGGCATTTCACTGTAAGAGGTCCTCCAGATTCAGAATTTGATGGAGGAGTATATCACGGAAGAATAGTGCTACCTCCAGAATATCCTATGAAACCACCAAGTATTATTCTCTTAACG GCCAACGGTAGATTTGAAGTGGGAAAGAAAATTTGTTTAAGCATCTCAGGACATCATCCTGAAACATGGCAACCATCCTGGAGCA taagaACTGCCTTGCTTGCTATTATTGGATTTATGCCAACAAAGGGGGAAGGAGCCATAGGATCCTTAGACTACACCCCTGAAGAAAGAAGAGCACTTGCTAGGAA GTCTCAGGATTTCTATTGTGAAGGATGCGGATCACTTATGAAAGAAGCCCTCTTACCATTAACCTCAGGGAGTGCTTCAAGCCAGGCTGACCAAGAAGCCAAGGAACTTGCGAGGCAAATCAATTTTAAG GCTGAAGGTAATTCATCTAGAAAATCTGTTACTGAATCTTTAGATATGCCAGAATTTAATCACCTAGTGAATTCCTCTGAACACCAACAAGAAATTACAACTGCAGCATTCCAGGATACTACCACCAGTGAAATG tctgGAAATCCAACCAACTCTGCCACCTCAAATCAAGAAGAGCACCATACTCAACCTGCATCCAATAATGCTTCAATGAGTCCTCGCCAAAGGCATATCCAGCACAGAAGAGTACCCGGCTTAACCAACTTCAATCAGGTTCAGCAGCCAAGAGTCAACACAAGCCACATGGGATCAAATATGCTGATTCTCCTCCTTGTTTTAGCATTGGCGGCACTAGTCGTTAGACGTATATATCTAGCCAATGAGTATATATTTGAGTTATGA